TTCCTCAGATGAAGTTCATTTTGTGGATGGAGCCGATGGCGGGTTTGCTATGGCCGCCAAGGCTTTGAAGGAAAAATTGAAAGGGAATTAAGAGGAAAGTTCTGGATAATTGCTGAATGGAAATTTGTTTCTTCCATTCAGGTTCTAGTTTCTGAGTTGTTATTTATTGTTGGACACAAATTATTTTTTTTGTCACAGAACAAATCGATTCTTGGCTCGTTACACTTGTGTTAGATGCCATCGTCCAAGTTTGACCATACAAATACGTTGTTGGTGATGACGGACAATTTTGGTAGGTAAAACCATTGCAGTTATGGATGTAGGTCAAGCCATCGCCTGGTGGACAACTAGGGGTGGAACCTTGTGTCGCTGCTGTTAAACTCGTAGTCATACCAGTCCAGTACTGGTCACCCACTGTTGAAAAAGAACGAGAGATGCTTGTTGGATCAAACCCTGCTGAGCCATTGGCAATAAACAATCGTGTGTGTTCATCACTGCAATTAGAATAACCAGAGCTATTACAACGGTAATATTGATTTCCAGCTGTTAGTACCCAGTTGGTTCCATTCGGAATTCTGTCATTGACAGCACCACCACTATTACTAACAATTAGGGCTTTATAAGTTCCCACTGGAACTCCACCTGGTTTGTTATTATCACATGTGTCATCAGCACCAAACACACCTTGTGCGGTCATCTCTCCGTTATAACTTGAAGTAGTTACAAAGATTGCTTTTCCGGCTGGTTCATTGTCTTCGTTGGTGATGCTATGGTCAGTTGGGTTTGCCGCATTTTGATAATTGGTGTCTGTATTGGCAACCATCGCAAATTGGATGTCAAAACTTTGGTTCCCATCCGCATAGGTATCATCTTGGCCAACAACAGTGAAGGTTTGTTTTTTCGCAGAACTGGCACAACCACTATCAGAAGCATTTCCAGGTTCTACTTCACTATTTACAGGGAAGGTAATCGGGGAGGATGTGATGGCTCCACATTCTCCAGATGCGGCAGTCCCTGCTGTATAAGATTTACAAGTGATATTGAGTACAACTGGTTGTGATGGGTTATTGCCACCCAAACAAACCGATACGGTTGCTGTATTGGTTGTGCCTTCTCTTGTGTTTCCCACGTGAGAAATATAAAACGCCTTTTCATCGTCTGTGGTAGCAGCATAAACATCAATTGGATTGTAAACAAGCCCACCAGTGGATTCTAAAGTTGTGACTGTCCAATATTGGGTGAGGTCCACAAGGATATCATCTACATGGGTTAATACTATTTGGTTTGCCCCACCGGATTCCATAAAATTGTAGTTAGATGAAGAGACCGTCACACTTCCAGGTACAGTCCCTTCTGTTGTGTCGGTACTTGTGAGTCCAACGGTAATGTCTGAACCAGGGGCCGATTGTGCAATCATCCATATATTGGTAGAACCTCCTTCTTGGGCACTCAGCACGTTGCCGACGATGCCACGGGCAGGTCCAGAAAAGTTACAAGGTTGGAGGAGGTGGGTTCCATCATTATCACAAGAACGCACAGTAAACGTAGGTTCTGCGACTGTTGTGTTGTATGTTGCATCTGCAGAAGAAGCTACAAACGAAACCGTATAGTCCGCATTTCCTGTGTTTGCCGCATCCGATTTCCCTTCCACCTGGAAGGTTTGGTAGGTATTCCAATCAGTCGTCGAAAAAATTAGAGTTGGCGTAAGGATTGTACATTTATTCCCACAAGTAGATGAAAAATTCAAAGTGACTGAATTTGTTGGTTTGGTGCGGAGTTTGATTTGGAATTGTGAATATTTGGTTCCAAACCGATTGCTTTCATCTGAGGCAAATCCATTGATTCCTCCACCAGATGCACCAGTGGTACCTGTAGTTGCATCAAACTTTATATAGGCGTAACCTGGAACACTTTGGTCTCTATTGTAAACCACAACATTTCTTGGTTTCAATCCATTATAATCGGCATCAGCACTGCTTGTTGTTGCCACCTCGACTGTATACACTTTGATGCCATCAATTTCCAAATCATCAATCGAGGTAATTGTCACTGCTTGTTCCGTTGCATAATTACCAGGTGTGAAAGTGAGTGTCTTAGGATTGGCTGTTCCTTCTCGGTTACTAACATTCACAGAATCAAAAACTTCATTGATCGGAATGGTAACATTGGCAGTGGGCGCTGTCCGAAGTCTTACTTGGAAGGTTCCGTTTGTTGCGGTTGCAGATGGCCCTGGTTCTTCCATCACACGTGAGATATTGGACACACGAACGCCTGGGCCTTCATCGTCTTCCACTGCCACCGAAATATCACAGGCATCTTTTCCAGTATATGTGCCGGAAACTTCTTCTCCACTTCCATTTTTTTGCACCATGGTTCCAAGTGCCACTGTCATAGGATCTACCTTAGCACTTCTGTCTGTATCTTGAACGACAGTAAAAGTAAAACATTGCCTTTGGGCCACACCATTTCCTGTGAACGTAAGTTTGGTGGGGATCGCAACATCTGGAGCAGGGAAAGTTTTTAGTGAAGTAATTCTTGATCCGTAATTCGAAGTGACTGATACAGGGATTTCCAAACTCCCGCTAAACGGAACATTTGGATAAATACAGGTCTGGAAGGATCTATAACCCCAAGCTGTACCTGCATCAACATCCACATCATTTAAACCATTTTCATTGACCGTGCTGAAAGTAGAGTTCACATCTCCGTCTTCCACAAGTGACACCGCAGTTGTCGTGATGGTAACATGAGTGGAACATGTGGTGGTTTGGTTTCCTAATGCTCGGTCAAATCGTTCGCTAAGGCCAAAGAGAAACGTGTCTCCCGCAGAGACTGCACCGCTACATCCAATTAGGAGAGATACTAAAACTAAAGGAATGGTGGTAGTGAAAAATTGTTTTTTGGAATGCATGCGAAATTTCCCGTCGGCCGATCTTTTTTTATAAAACAAAGAATGATTTTCTTTCTCTTCATGGCAACGACATTCTCTAAATCCAAACGAAAGAAAATTCTATTAACCATTGTTAAACATCGTTTGCTATGAACGAATATCTTATGAATCCGCTATCCTCATTTCGTGATTGTCCTAAGGAAGTATGTCAAACGTACGTTAAATTATGGAAGGGGTATGAAATCAATTTCAATCAAATGGAACAAAGATTTATCAATTGATTTCTTATCTTGGTGCGAAAGATAAGGACAGTTCGTTCTATGTTCAGACATTCAAGTTTTCTAATCCTCACTTTCCTAATCCTTTCCCAATGCCAAACCACCACCAAACCAGAGTGGATGGAAACGGAAACCTTTCAGAAATTTTGTGGCTGTGTCCAAATTGATGAATCAAAACCCAGTGAACATTTGGGAAGTTTGCCCGTTGGCTCTCTCGACAAATTAGGTACGCCTGATTATTTAGAAAAATTATACAAAGGCCTTCGCAGTGATTTTGAACACACTGGCACACCTTTTGAAGAAGTAGGAGGAAGCCTTGTTGCCAAAGGGGTCGAACTCAAACGAATCGAAGACGATGAAAAAAGACTTCGTGAACTTCTCATCATCATCGATGGAGACGTTGCCTTCCCATCTGGAAAATCAACCTTAACACCAAAGGCAAAGGAACTCATTGCAAAAGTGGGTGACGCCATGGAAGCCTATCCAGAAACCAATTGTCGGATCGGGGGTCACACGGACAGTGTAGGTGCTTTTTCCATGAACCTCAAACTCAGTAAAGAAAGATCCCAATCTGTTAAAAAAGAACTCAAACTTGTCCATAAAATTGCGGAAGAACGATTTAAGGAAGTGGATGGGTATGCAGATTTACATAAAATCGTCGATACAATGTTAGCTGAAAAGAAAAACCGTAGAACTGAAATTT
The sequence above is a segment of the Leptospira sp. WS39.C2 genome. Coding sequences within it:
- a CDS encoding OmpA family protein; protein product: MFRHSSFLILTFLILSQCQTTTKPEWMETETFQKFCGCVQIDESKPSEHLGSLPVGSLDKLGTPDYLEKLYKGLRSDFEHTGTPFEEVGGSLVAKGVELKRIEDDEKRLRELLIIIDGDVAFPSGKSTLTPKAKELIAKVGDAMEAYPETNCRIGGHTDSVGAFSMNLKLSKERSQSVKKELKLVHKIAEERFKEVDGYADLHKIVDTMLAEKKNRRTEIYVGTVRIVY